DNA sequence from the Alphaproteobacteria bacterium genome:
AAGTGGTTTTTGCCGGTCCGTTCAAGGGTTACGGCAACATTTTGATCCTGCAGCATATGGGCGAATATCACAGCCTGCTGGCCGGATTCGGCAAAATCGACGTCAATATCGGCCAATCGGTCATGGCCGGAGAGCCCATAGGCTCCCTTAAGCAGCGGGGCGATGCCGCCGAACTT
Encoded proteins:
- a CDS encoding peptidoglycan DD-metalloendopeptidase family protein, giving the protein MILQHMGEYHSLLAGFGKIDVNIGQSVMAGEPIGSLKQRGDAAELYFELRRNGNPIDPLLVQTPQRGRKR